A part of Aegilops tauschii subsp. strangulata cultivar AL8/78 chromosome 2, Aet v6.0, whole genome shotgun sequence genomic DNA contains:
- the LOC109779579 gene encoding protein FLOWERINGUS T-like, protein MSSRDPLIVGRIVGDVVDYFDASARLRVLYSNREITNGSELRPSQVANQPTVQITGQPGSLYTLVMVDPDVPSPSDPSQREYLHWLVTDIPERCDVSCGTEVVPYERPQPTAGIHRVAFVVFRQTARQAIYAPGWRSNFVTRDIAECYSLGAPVAAAYFNCQREGSCGGRRYR, encoded by the exons ATGTCCTCGAGGGATCCGCTGATCGTCGGGAGGATCGTCGGCGACGTGGTCGACTACTTCGACGCGTCGGCGCGGCTCAGGGTGCTGTACAGCAACCGCGAGATCACCAATGGGTCCGAGCTGAGGCCGTCGCAGGTGGCGAACCAGCCGACGGTACAGATCACAGGGCAACCCGGATCACTCTACACGCTG GTGATGGTAGACCCTGATGTACCTAGCCCAAGCGACCCTTCCCAACGGGAGTACCTCCACTG GTTGGTCACAGACATACCAGAACGATGTGACGTGAGCTGTG GAACTGAGGTGGTGCCGTACGAGAGACCGCAGCCGACGGCGGGGATCCACCGTGTGGCGTTCGTGGTGTTCCGGCAGACGGCGCGGCAGGCGATCTATGCACCAGGGTGGCGCTCCAACTTCGTAACCAGGGACATTGCGGAGTGCTACAGCCTCGGCGCTCCGGTCGCCGCCGCCTACTTCAACTGCCAGAGGGAGGGCAGCTGCGGTGGCCGGAGGTACCGGTGA